The following nucleotide sequence is from Echeneis naucrates chromosome 5, fEcheNa1.1, whole genome shotgun sequence.
ctCCCTATAATCGTGACCAAAATACAATTTTCGTGACAACCATGAAACTACACCTAACCTGTTGAAATTCTTCAAATGGCTGTAAAAGCCGTACTGAAATCACCTCACGTTTGTAAGAAATGAATATAACTATCTATATGATAGGGCACATCTtggtgaaaaataatgaaactaaCACAAGAcgaataaaatgtatgaatccTCCCGGTAGAAAACCAAAGAGTCTGTTTATTGTCACATAAACTTttctgaattaattaaaaaaaaaaaaaaaaagtttaactgCTGTCGTGTCATAGAGAATGAGATGAGTGATACGTGCCAAATTCTGGTGCGTGGTCGGGGCGTGAGACTGCATTTCCAAAATCACCTGTGTGAGGATATTAATTATATTCTCTTTATAGAAATTTTCCACATTcgactttttgtgtgtctctcttatTGCAGTGAAAGTCCCAACATGTTTTCAACACGTGGCACATCTGGTGTGGCAAAACTGACTGCTGTTGAGTTTTACTGAGACCGACGTGAGATCAGTGGGAGGAAGAAGCTCTCCATGTCTCAGCCATGTCTGCGGTGCAGCTCTGTGGAGGGCAGTGTCAGTCCATCAGTGCTTTGGTTACCCCGAGATTAAAGCCGCGGTGTCGTTAAGAAGTGCTTCTATATTTATGACTGACTCAGCCTCTAAATAGATGCCACTgccacacaaactgaaaacaacagaatctgcaacacaaacacagaccagaCACATGTAACATCAGGGATCAATGTAAGGACTTGGTGTCCTGGCGCACAggcacagacgcacacatgcatgtgatTCAGTTTATTAACCCGATACGAGGCCAGCGCGCACATCCGAGCCTCTATCAAAGAGTGGCAGCATCACATGTTGCTGCAATTTGTCTAAGTTTAGTTGCAAGGCCTTAGACAAATGTACACTGGAAACTGCATTCCTTCCTTGAAACCGTGGCTTAGCATTGTCTGCAGCCATTATCCTAATCAGACCAAGGGGGCCCTGCAGTctcgggtggggggggggggcatgtctCCAATACAGCTCTCGATAGGAAAATCTCCAAAAGTCATCCACAGTGACGAACAGTTTGGCTCTGGCTGCCTGGAGTTTGCTTCAACTCGAAGGGAAAAACAAATTGGAGCGGTGGGGGGGCAGCTAGGGTTTAACTTGACCTATTTGTGCACAGCAGGCCTTTCTGCTAGGATGAAGAAGGAGTAGAGATGACCCTACCTACTGCTTTAAATAGTTCAGACACACGAGAGGATGAACAGATCGTGACGACCCGCCGAAAACCGGTGAAGTGAAAGTTGACAATGTTGAGGTTCATCGAATGATCCCGCACACACGAGAGTTCACAAACTTTATAACGAAAGAGGTGGAGAGCGGTGAtctgtcaacacaacacaagcatcagAATGACTGAAACCACCACCCcctcatggtgtgtgtgtgtttctatttaAGTCTATTTTGATAGAGAGGAGGGACAAAGGGGAACAGGAGATAAATGCTGTGCCGTGCTCTTCTCTGCAtcactttgtgtctgtctcCATCCGCGGCATCGTCACAGAGAGGTAAGACCTCTGACATAATCGCACACATTCAGCGGATTTTACTCGGTATTCTCTGGACTTTAAAGTGAATACTGCCGTTTGGGATGAAAGTATTTCACTTAAGACTGCAACTCACTTGCTTTATCTTTATTGACATAAGTACAGATGATTTTCTTGACTCATTTATCATGTACGGTCTACAGGCAGTGAGTAAATAACAGAAATTGAACCTAAAAAGGATCTTGTTTTGTCTGAGATTTTAAGCTTTACcataaaaaaagcaaatcagTTAATTAAACTGTGAATTGATGATCGGAAACGTTTATGTCCTGTCAATGTACGAAATCAAATCAACCAGCCTTTTGTCAGTTATTTGGCTTTTTGGTTTTAGTTACATTTTTAAACGCATTTAAGGAAATCCCATTGCTACAGTTAACATGACTCCAAGTAGAGCAATATATATCTACTTTTATACTGCAATGTTAAAATATACAGCTCAACTAATTAATGTATCATCAGAAATATAATTAACAACTCTAAACTCTAACTATAAGCTTATTTTTACGATGCGCATTAGGTCATAAACCCACtgtttagtttaaatgtttggCAGACAACACTAGTTTCACATcttataaaacaaaatgattcaTTACAGTCATTTGATCAGTAATGTTAAAAACTGAATTGTGGCAAAAAACATATCGTAtcttatatttttttccttcttctaaTGTTTAAATAGGGGTTATTTTGTTCAGCatgcttctaaaaaaaaaaaaaaccaaacaaacaaacaaacaagcaaatacTATCAGCTCTGAGGGGGCCTggtttatctgtgtttttatccAGAGGGAAAGTGGGAAATGTTATCTATCTGGAATTACTGTCATGTTGGAGGCCTTGCATGCGTCTCCTTGTCTGCCATCACTCTGGCTTCTGGCACGGCGGCGTGCTATTAGCACCGGGAGGTGATGGCTTGACTGTGTCCAGCTGGCTCTCTGCGTAAAGATGTAACAATAACcgacaaacaacacaaacacacgtgagGAGCCGCGTTCATTCACTTCAAGATCAATCTAAGTCTATATATACGGTATCTTTCCATTCCGGTAACACTAGACGCTTGGCTGTGCGTCTAGTGGAgctaaaatggaaaacattgtAAAGACCCTTGGGGTCTCCGCTGTCTGTTGAGTACTTCAGAGgcaaaaggttttatttttgtcttccaGGGGGGAACTGAAATATCCAAGATGCCAGAGAAAGCGTAAGTGTATTGTGCTTGTTATTTTTTCCACATCCAAATGAGTATCAGTGTCACACAGTGAATGGCATTCATCCAATTTAAAGATAACACAGCAATGATCACatacaggattttttttttttttttttcgctagCTACGTCTGAATAGTAATgcttaatttctttctttccattatGTTCCTTCTTTATTTCCCACACACAGACCAGAGGTAAGATTTCAAACACAATATCCAGTAATTTCATTCAGGCCTTAACATCGCAAGGCAGATGAAAAGTCAAATgcacaaattcaaaatgaatccaCCTATTTTTCAGAAGTCTAAAATCTCAGCCTCTCGCAAGCTCATGCTGAAGGTGAGTCCTCGGGCACATGTGCACAGGATGCAGTATTTGGAGCCGGAGTGAGAGGAAATCAAAATATTAAGTTTCTGTGTGGCCCTCCAGAGCCTGATGGTGGCCAAGGCcaaggaggagctggagcaggagatggtggagaaagaggaacaaaaagagaagtACCTGGAAGAAAAAGCTCCTCCGATACACACCAGCAGCATGTCCTTAGCAGAACTGAGGGTGGGATTTCACGCCgagcaaaaactaaaaaagctgtAAATTGCAGACATCCACCGAACAGCAATGCTGCGAAAGAGCTCGGTTACTTCAGTCAGAAGGTGATACTCATGCGAACACGTCCTGTTTTCTACACAGACCTTATGTGAGGAGCTGCACGCCAAAATAGATGTGGTGGACGAGGAGCGCTACGATATTGAAGCCAAAGTCCTGCACAACACCAGAGAGGTAACAGAGcgacagtcaaaaaaaaaaaaaaataataaaaaaaaaaaaaaaaaaaagcaaagccaaTTAGTACAACGTTGATGTCTAAAAAAGATAATTGTGGCAAAACTTCTTGAAAGTTCAGCCTCAGAGTCGCTCGGAGCGTTGAAGCAGTGTCATCCAGCACCCATCCTTCCTTTGCCTGCACAGATCAAAGACCTAAACATCAAGGTGCTGGACCTGCGAGGGAAGTTTAAGAGGCCCAACCTCAGGAGAGTGAGGGTGTCAGCCGACGCCATCCTGCGCTCACTTCTGGGTTCCAAACACAAGGTCTCCTTGGATCTGCGGGCCAATCTCAAATCCGTCAAGaaggaggacacagagaagGCGAGTATGGGTGGAAAAGTGGCGGGGGGGCCACATTTGGCCTTTTGCTGATGCCTTCATAGACGAGCTGCTGAactgtttagtttgtttttgcaaaatgCCAAAAAATAATCAAAGCGCTTTAACATCAGTTAAACGGAGGTCACAGTGTGACCAAACATCGgattaaatgaaatattgttcTTTTGGTAAGTTCCAGTACTTTTAGCAGACGCTTAACTAACCGTGTGTTGTTGGCGCTGCAGGAGAAGACTGTGGAGGTGAGCGACTGGAGGAAGAACGTGGAAGCCATGTCGGGGATGGAGGGCCGCAAGAAGATGTTTGATGCAGCAAAGGGCCCCAATCAGTGAAGGGAGGGGCCCTGCATCTGACGTCAAGTGCCATCATGTCTGGTCCAGAGAGCCgtgtacaaaacaaaataacactaTGATAATTCACAATGTCACACCAGAGTTCCTTTCTTCATGTTCAGCAACTTCACGTTTCACTCGAATGTTGTCTTTTGTTTAATGACTTCTgaaataaagcaggaaaatgaaaacactgacatgttGGCGTGCAGTTGTGTGGAACTGCTTGTCCTGCAACACAAACCGCAGGCccaacacagacaacacagccGACACAACGTACCAaatctgacagacacacaaaggcagtgTGACAACAATCCACCTCAGCAACAAATGAGCAGCACCCAACCAGGCCTGAGCCGGGAGACAAACTCCAACCACACAAAAACTGAGAAGTCAAAACCAGCAGCAGGGGCAGCTCACCTGCTGTGACCTGGTGGAGGTGAAgtgaagggaggggggtgggggggtaaaatCCTGGAGAGGTCAGTCCCCCGCTGCTGCCTCCGCCATGAAACGCCGAGGCTGCTCTCATCCTGAAGCGTGAAATGAGCGACACGTGGTGGGCGGGGTCAGCTCCCCTGTGTTTCATCAGGCCGCCCCGCTGAGGAAAGGTGCGTTTGATTTCCACCGCGGCGCAGTCAGAAGTGTGGCACATGCGGGGGAAGCAGTGAGGTGGAATATCTTAAAACAAACACTAATGTAGAGAAAAATGACATGCTGACGAAGATTTTATTAAGTGTGTCATGGACTCACTCAGTATTTATTCATTCCTGGTCACAAAACTTGAACACTGAACTAAACTCACAATGTTGTTGGAACTGATTccctcacaaaacacaaaacacagaaactaaCCATAACCATAAGCAGAGTAATTCATATGTATTTCAATTCATGTTGATGGACTTTTCATTGACTGTAGTACCGCTTGAATGatttttattgtgattatttttgtaCATCCAGAGCTcttaaaaaaagatgtgtgaCATGCAGATGTGGGTCCAGGAGGCTGATCGGGTGCCTGATGTGGTGCTTTTGGATTCTCCCACAGGGTGGCAGTATCTGCTCACACTCAGTTTACTGAGAAACTTGCAGGTTCTTACACTTGCCAGTTTCCTGGTAAAGTCCCTGAGGTGTGTTGAGCTGGCTCAGGTAACAGATGGGTGGGGTTTGAAACAATACAGCCAGCACACCAGATTCTGCCAACAGAGTCAAGAAGTTGAAACGCGATCCTGTTACTTTCTGACTCACCAACGCCACATTAAAACTTAGGTCCAGGCCCAGCAGACAGATAACAGtaaatcaacacaaactgtaaacattcacctcccaattttttttttttttatccagctGTTGGACTGCCTGAATCACATGGCAATGTTTCTTTGTTCGTACAATCCTTCCGTGAGCTCACTAGCTTTTATTTTGAGCCATAGCACAATTGATATAATAACAATGAATACAAGTTATAACAGTTAAGCTTTTTTGCAATCTGCTTTATGGGcatgttgtgtttcttcttaTGCTTCACTGATGATGAGCCTATTTCTGACCTCACAAAGCTAGATAGCATTTCACCTTCCTCTCACGACCatcaggtaaaataaaaaaactgtccaAATATTGGATAGAGCCCAGTCATTCCTTCAGTATTGATGTTTCAGGCGCACAACAGATGTCCTCTTCTCAGTCAGACAAGAGAATTAAGTATTGATTTGGCGCCGTCTCTCTTTTTCTACGTGAAACTCATACAGAAATCACCATGAAACTATTGCATGAAAATAGCAAACAAAGCATTTAAGATATAAGAAAATTTCTGACTTGACTCAGGTATAAATCACTGCagttagatttattttaataattcaatTCCAAATTAATGACATGCACAAGCACTGCTCAGTCACAACAGAACAAATGGCAACtggttttaatgttgtgtttaatCAGTGTATCCTGTAAATCCTGACCTGTGTGATGCTATCGTTAATCCCTGcgaacaaagcaaacacaacaaaaattataGCATACAGAGTCAGTCACAGGGAATCCAACTGTATACAGCTCACTAATAGACGCAAACAGAataagtccttttttttttatatgacttGACTTAATAAACCACCAACTCCCTACAAGCTTCTGTAATGTTTCAGCAATTACTAGTCACAATTAGTCTGATTAGTGGTGCAAAAACTAGACTCAGTACTCTCTCCTATcataaacacatatttttattattactattacttctcttcttctcattATCATTACAACTGTTGGAACCTGTATaaatctctctctatctcagaCACAAAACTGTGTGCTGATCAAGATTTCTAATAAAGACCTGCACAATGAACAGTGCCCTGAAACACTCTCTGTTTTGGTTTGATgcttttgtaaataaaattggATTGACTTGATTTCCTCTGAAGAGTCGAGACTTGCTGAAACTTCCTTCAGAGGATGGTATCAACAATGTATCAGccttagttaaaaaaaaaaaaagaaagaaaaaaaaaagggaagggaTATAATTACGTTCAGCGGGTTCCAACTAACCAAGAAATATTAGTTGAGTCACAATCCTGAGTGTGGAGGTCAGAGACAACATTATATGAAACACTGGGAGTATCAAAAGACTTGGCAAGTCCTCGGGCTCGCTGTAGATCACATGTGATTGCATGTGAGGACAGAGGGCAGGGATGCAAGATTAAAAAGGAACTGCGGGACACGGAGGagccaaaaaaaatcaaataagttTCACCACGACCTTCCCTTTGACACCCTGTGACGGGAGTAATTCCTTATTTTACTGCTTAACACATCCTCAAGCTCTGGGAATAGATCATTGCTGTTAGATAAAGAAGCAAAGGTTGTCTGATAAATGCGTTAATGAGTGGCAGAATCATACGACATTTCAGAAATTCCatggagggggggaaaaaaaaaaaaaaaaaaaaaaaaaaatcgaaggCCCTCTGGTTGTgcaattgtgtatttgtgtgcaccAAGGAGTAGGTTTTACTTTACAGGGATTACTGCTAACCTTCTCAGTGTCTGGCAGACCTGGAGATACTGAAACCTCTTGAGAGCAGTAATCCTTTGGTCTTCGCTCTAGGTTTTTGCCGTGTAAAAATAGACAATGCATGTCCATGGAGAATGCATGTTTTCCCATTCTAGTTAATGCCATCTGCCATCTGTTTGCAGGTATGTGCCCACCCATTCTAGCCACGGGCAGCTTGCCGCCATGTGATCCACCACTGGGTTTAAAAGCTTATGGCCAAGAGAGAAGGGCACAGTATACAATTCCCCATCGAACCCTTGTCTGAAGCGCACGTAGCACTATCTGGTAAGTCTTTGcatttttgtctcttctgtGTTGATAAACAGTAAATATTATAACATCACCATGATCCCTTCACGCAGTCAATCTACCTGAAACATGTCAGACACAGAAGATGCAACACACGAGTGAGTAAATGCGACGTCAACGTCAGAGgttaagagaaaaagaaaaagtgatgcCTGCAAAACTGTAACAAAATATttctggtttcttcttctttcagcgAACAACGTAAGTCAGTTTATCTGTCCGCTGAGGacgcacacagatgcacagttTGCTCAGTACACACACTGTAGATGCAAACAGCCGCATGATGTACCTGGtgttaaaaaaatgcatgaatgtCATAATTATTATGTTATGATTATGCTGCATGATCGTATACCATGTATAGCTATTTAAGCCCATGTTTGATATTCTTATGGAGTATTGCAGTAGCTGACCCCTGCTCTTCTGGATATTTAGTGTGGACGGGGGGGGTATTGTTGGTATGTACTTTAATACCAACAATACCCctgaaaacaatacaaaatatcTATCTGCATCAAAATTGAGAGGCTGtatgtttggggtttttcttCTGCCACTTTGTTGCCTGCTTTACACACTTGAGCGTTGCCTTGGATCGTCATTGGTTACTTAACATGCTGCATCTGCTAAGCTGCTGGCTTCACCACACAGCACGCTGTACTTTTGGCATGTTGCCACTGCAGAGGCAGCTGCTGCCCGTCCGCCTTTCTGCCAGATTGACCTTTTTTCCTCATAATCAGTCCTCTCTGTGAGTGGCTGGAGATCACCTTAGATCAAAAATCCCGGCGGATGTGGCTTTCCGCTGAAATGGTGCAATGGCTTGCCATGAAGGGGGCAAGAGGCCGTACTATTTCTGCCTCCATTGtgaggctgtctgtgtgggTCTCTATGCTGCAGCATTGTTCCTGAAACTAAGCAGCAcctgtctccctctgtgtggACTATAGAGGCACTGTTAATGTGGGTCAGTGTGTTCTCTAGAGAGGGACCTTGGGGAAGATCATAGTGCAGGCACAATGCCCACTTTCATTTTCGTGTTCAATAGAACGCTTCTAAATGCAGGTTGACTCACTTTCTTTGCGGCTGGGGAGAGACTGAATTTCACCTTGAAGTCAAAGGGAATATCAACTCAGTGAGAAAGTGCAAAAAGCTAAACGCAACTGTGAGAAAGCTGGTGGCAAAATGGCAAAGATCACTTTTATGAGTGAAATTtataatttagcattttgtactttgatttATGGTATGTCTCATTCCTTCagatacaaacattttctgcATAGTCTCGAATGCTCTTTGGATAGGAAGAAAATACATTCTCcgattaaaaaatggaaatgcaatAGCAGAACGCTGAGCAGGGCAACACAAACTAGAAAATACAAGCATTTGACTgtcttaatgaaaaaaataataatacacgTCAGCAGAAATAATTGCTGTCACATTGTCTGCTTGCTAACTACATACTTGCTTTgcacagaagaggaggaggaggtggaggaggaggagggggtagAAGGTAGTACTGCTTATGCCAATATATGTATGTCTGCATGCCAGCTGTAACTAGATATGATTTATTCTCAACACACCGTTAGACACCTTGTATTCTAATGACAGCTGTTATTAATGCGCTGTAGAACAGGGTTTATTACTGCTGTACCGTGAAAAGCAAACCAACGCAAACTCTTCATGAGATTAGTGGAAGGAAAGAATtaccacattaaaaaaaatggttcaGCTCATAGAGAGCGTAGAGTAACGCATATATTGCAAATTTTATCAACACATGAGgctggaaaaaataataatgtgtaCCTGTATACCTCCTGAGTGTACAACAGGTTGTACTGGAAGGATTAAAGAGGGACATTTGGTATGATAAGTATATAAACGACTTCAGACAGGGGCTATGAGATAACACAACTTATTTGTGATTAAAATGTGAAGCATTACTTTACATTACAAAAGAGAGAAGCACTCAGATAAATTCCACATCCAGCACGCCCGACAGGAGGTCATGACCTGTGCTGCTTCAGTCACCTGTTATTTTTCATCCGTGCCAATCAACACCGTCAcctgatttatttgtacaacAGCATGAGCTGATCcagatttatgttttgtttattttaaacaagCTTCAGCCTCTTTGCATTTTACTTAATCGAAAATAAGTGGGGAAAACATGTTGGATTCAAAATTTTGGAGCCACAAAAAATAttctcattaaatctttgtCAGTAGTaaaatattttggttttaaaaacacattttaacaatcataaaaaaaaa
It contains:
- the LOC115044294 gene encoding troponin I, slow skeletal muscle-like isoform X3: MPEKAPEKSKISASRKLMLKSLMVAKAKEELEQEMVEKEEQKEKYLEEKAPPIHTSSMSLAELRTLCEELHAKIDVVDEERYDIEAKVLHNTREIKDLNIKVLDLRGKFKRPNLRRVRVSADAILRSLLGSKHKVSLDLRANLKSVKKEDTEKKTVEVSDWRKNVEAMSGMEGRKKMFDAAKGPNQ
- the LOC115044294 gene encoding troponin I, slow skeletal muscle-like isoform X4; its protein translation is MLKSLMVAKAKEELEQEMVEKEEQKEKYLEEKAPPIHTSSMSLAELRTLCEELHAKIDVVDEERYDIEAKVLHNTREIKDLNIKVLDLRGKFKRPNLRRVRVSADAILRSLLGSKHKVSLDLRANLKSVKKEDTEKEKTVEVSDWRKNVEAMSGMEGRKKMFDAAKGPNQ